A region of the Roseiflexus sp. RS-1 genome:
AGGTTTTTTAAGCGGACATAAGCGGTTTTCTTTGTTCCGAAGCATTTGTGCATCCTCATCCCCCTGACCTCCTTTTCTCATATCAAATCTTGATCGATAGGATGCATTCCTGCCGGGGCGCCACGCGGTCGTTCTGGAATGTTCCTGACGCACTGGAACCGTGTGCATCCCCGCAAACACGGCAATACCCGCGTCACTCGTGTGGTCCAAAAGTGATGTAATCCAACGGCGCAGCGCGTAGATTTCTGCGAGTGACTGCCAGAGACGTACAGCGCCTGAATCGGGTATGCCAGGCAGAGGGTGATGATGGTATTCTACGGATCGTTCATGGTTTCCATTATATGCGATGCTGTGCAGTGCACGAAGCCCGTATGATGGATGGTGAGGGATTGACAGACTGGCATTGTCTGCTATAATTATTTAGGAGTACTAAGTAATGACTTCTTTTGATCCGAAGCATCGAACGACGGTCGGTGGACAGATCACGATTGCGCTCTACCGAATCGCGCAGGCAATTGACTATCTGCTGCGGGAACGGGGAAAGACGATGCACCTTTCGCCAGCCCAGATTCAGACATTGATCTTTCTCAAGTACGCCCGCCCTGGCGTGCGCACGGTTGGCGGTCTGGCGCAGCGCCTGGGAGTGACGTATGCGACGGCGAGCGGCGTGGCTGATGCGTTGGAAAACAAGCGGTTTATCGAGCGTGTGACGTTGCCGGGTGATCAGCGCGTAGTAACGTTGCTGTTGACCGAGGCGGGTGCGGCGCAGGCGGGGCAGCTAGAAAACGTGCTGGATGAGATCGAGGCAGCGGTTGATGGATTGCCCGATGCTGAGCAGAGCGTGTTGCTGCACGCCACACAGGCGATTGTCGCGCGTTTGCAGCAGAGCGGCTATGTGCGCGTGTACGAGATGTGCTGGGGGTGTCAATTCTTTCGGCGCGACGCCCATCCCGACGACCCGCGCGGACCGCATCATTGTGCATTCGTAGACGCGCCGCTGGCAGAACCGGCAACATATTTCGAGTGCCCTGATTTTGTGCCTTCAGAGCAGGGATAAAAACACGAAGGAGGTGCTGCAATGATGGCGACCGCAATTCCCGGCTATACCTATGGAACGGACCAGGTGGCGCATGCTCCCCTGACCATGCAGGACCTGGACCTCTTGAAGCAGGCAGTGTTGTTCGGACCGGAGGATGAGCAGTACCTGCGGATGGCGGGCGAGGTGCTGGCGGATCAGATCGATGATGTTCTCGATCTGTGGTACGGTTTTGTCGGTTCACATCCGCACCTGGTGTACTACTTTACTGACGGGCACGGTAATCCAAATGCCGACTATATGGCGGCTGTGCGCAGGCGCTTCGGGCAGTGGATTCTCGATACCTGCACCCGCCCGTATGACGAGCAATGGTTGAATTATGCGTATGAAATTGGTCTGCGTCATCACCGCAGCAAAAAGAACATCGTTGACGGGGTGCAGGCTGTGCCACACATCCACTACCGCTACATGGTTGCATTCATCTATCCAATCACGGCGACGATCAGATCGTTCCTGGCAAAGAAGGGACACTCTCCCGAAGACGTTGATCGCATGTACCAGGCGTGGTTCAAATCGGTCGTGATGCAGGTGGCGCTCTGGAGCGTACCGTATATCAGGGAGGGCGATTACTGAATGTAAACCGGTATGCGCCCTTTGCCGCAGGGCTCGTGGAGATTGAGAATATAAACCGGTATGCGCCCTTTGCCGTGGGGCTGATGGAGATTGAGAAATACATCCGGTATGCGCCCTTGCCGTGGGGCTGATGGAGATTGAGCATTTAATCCGCTATACCGAACTAGCCGTGGGGCTGAAGCCCTCGGCTATGCAAGGCAAAGCCCGCCTGCGCGGGCTATACCGGATTATTTCTTCAAAGACCATAAGCCCTCGGCTATGGAATGCAAAGCCCGCCTGCGCGGGCTATGGCGGATTATTTCCTCAAAGACCATACATTCTTCTGACCCATACAGACGGCGTGGCTGTGTGGTATCATGCGGTCAACGGACACGCCCGGAGGTGATGATGGAACTCCCCTTCCCCGGCATGGATCCCTACCTGGAGCTGCCTGCCCTGTGGCCCGATGTGCACGCACGCTTGATCAGTGCGATGTGCGATGCCATTCAGGAGCAACTCGGTCCAAACTATATTGCGCTCATCACGCCCTATATCGCGCTCGAAAACATCGAGATTGCACCGGCCCGTCAGGTGTTCGTTCCCGATGTCGGCATCGTGCGCGACGATGTCGCCGATGCTGGCGCCGTCACTACCGCCATCACTCCCGCCCCGCTCACCATTCCGGCGCAGATCACGGTGCCGACCCGCTATGCCCGGATTGAGATTCGCTCGGTGTTGCAGCAAACTCTCATTACCGCCATTGAACTGCTCTCGCCCGCCAATAAGCGGGCAGGCGCGGATGGCGCCGACGCCTATGAAAAGAAGCGCCAGGAACTCTTTGCCAGCAGCGTCCATCTGCTGGAAATCGACCTGTTGCGCGCCGGTGTCCGTCCCCGCCTGGCGCGGCCGCTCCCGCCGACCGCCTACTGCGCGCTGCTCAGCCGCGCCTCTCGCCGTCCCCTGGTCGAGGTGTGGCCGATTGCGCTCAGCGACCCGCTGCCGGTGCTCCCGGTTCCCCTGGCTGATCCTGACCCGGATGTCGCGCTCGACGTTGGCGCCGTGCTGCGTCAGGTCTACCGGCGCGCCCATTATGAGCGGGTGATCGACTACCGCGCCGATCCGCCCCCGCCGCCTCTCACGCCCGAAGAAGCCGCCTGGCTCGACCATCATCTCCGGGCGCGCGGTTTGCGGTGATGTCGGGCTGCAGGATAGAATCACGCAGGAGGCGCAGTGAAGCCGGAGTATCTGGTCGAGATCGATGAACACGGAGTGTCCTGTCATCATCAGGATGGACGGGTCGATGTTGTGCGCTGGGATGAGTTGCGCGCGGTTCTAATCGAAACGTCTGATCGGGGTCCGTTTGAGACGGATGTGTTCTGGATTCTGGTAAGCGAGCGCGGCGAATGTATCATTCCGCAAGGCG
Encoded here:
- a CDS encoding MarR family winged helix-turn-helix transcriptional regulator, which gives rise to MTSFDPKHRTTVGGQITIALYRIAQAIDYLLRERGKTMHLSPAQIQTLIFLKYARPGVRTVGGLAQRLGVTYATASGVADALENKRFIERVTLPGDQRVVTLLLTEAGAAQAGQLENVLDEIEAAVDGLPDAEQSVLLHATQAIVARLQQSGYVRVYEMCWGCQFFRRDAHPDDPRGPHHCAFVDAPLAEPATYFECPDFVPSEQG
- a CDS encoding protoglobin domain-containing protein; translated protein: MMATAIPGYTYGTDQVAHAPLTMQDLDLLKQAVLFGPEDEQYLRMAGEVLADQIDDVLDLWYGFVGSHPHLVYYFTDGHGNPNADYMAAVRRRFGQWILDTCTRPYDEQWLNYAYEIGLRHHRSKKNIVDGVQAVPHIHYRYMVAFIYPITATIRSFLAKKGHSPEDVDRMYQAWFKSVVMQVALWSVPYIREGDY
- a CDS encoding DUF4058 family protein is translated as MELPFPGMDPYLELPALWPDVHARLISAMCDAIQEQLGPNYIALITPYIALENIEIAPARQVFVPDVGIVRDDVADAGAVTTAITPAPLTIPAQITVPTRYARIEIRSVLQQTLITAIELLSPANKRAGADGADAYEKKRQELFASSVHLLEIDLLRAGVRPRLARPLPPTAYCALLSRASRRPLVEVWPIALSDPLPVLPVPLADPDPDVALDVGAVLRQVYRRAHYERVIDYRADPPPPPLTPEEAAWLDHHLRARGLR